One genomic window of Myxocyprinus asiaticus isolate MX2 ecotype Aquarium Trade chromosome 5, UBuf_Myxa_2, whole genome shotgun sequence includes the following:
- the LOC127440881 gene encoding oocyte zinc finger protein XlCOF2-like isoform X2 codes for MDFIKEEREDMGYPEPHKVKNEDTEEQIDLMEVKKENEELNEVEEKQQHQKSPNVTPGERLFSCSQTEQNSSQQTKDHIRINNAKNVYTCPQCGENFTRKDHLKNHATIHAKDKPLACLQCGMRFKYQVNLDRHVTVHTGERPFVCPHCRKGFSYLKCLENHLYYQHPEANCDECDKNVIAASNEKPHLCSICGKSFSCLHRFKEHQEIHSGKAFVCPECGDAFTGSGNLKMHQRIHIKDKPYKCSRCGKSFTHLAALKTHEKEHTEEKPSSGMSYTRLTHFKKHSGKM; via the coding sequence acctgatggaagtgaaaaaggaaaatgaagaactgaatgaagtggaggagaaacaacAGCATCAGAAATCTCCTAATGTCACACCTGGAGAGAGATTATTtagttgctcacagactgaaCAGAATTCCTCACAACAAACAAAGGATCATATAAGAATTAACAATGCTAAGAACGTTtacacatgccctcagtgtggagaGAATTTCACACGTAAAGATCATCTAAAGAATCACGCAACAATTCACGCTAAAGATAAGCCTCTCGCATGCCTCCAGTGTGGAATGAGATTCAAATATCAAGTAAACCTTGATAGGCACGTGacagttcacactggagagagaccTTTCGTGTGCCCTCACTGCAGAAAGGGTTTctcatatttaaaatgtcttgAAAATCATCTGTACTATCAGCACCCTGAAGCAAACTGTGATGAGTGTGATAAAAATGTTATTGCGGCTTCAAATGAAAAGCCCCATTTGTGTTCCATATGCGGAAAAAGCTTTTCATGCTTGCACCGTTTTAAAGAGCACCAGGAAATTCATAGTGGGAAAGCTTTTGTGTGCCCTGAGTGTGGCGATGCCTTTACAGGATCCGGCAACTTGAAGATGCACCAAAGAATCCACATTAAAGATAAACCGTACAAGTGCTCAcggtgtggaaagagtttcactcatttAGCAgccctgaaaacacacgagaaaGAGCATACTGAAGAGAAGCCTTCAAGTGGGATGAGTTACACCCGATTGACTCATTTCAAAAAACATTCTGGAAAGATGTGA
- the LOC127440881 gene encoding oocyte zinc finger protein XlCOF2-like isoform X3: protein MDCIKEEREDMGYPEPHKVKNEDTEEQIDLMEVKKENEELNEVEEKQQHQKSPNVTPGERLFSCSQTEQNSSQQTKDHIRINNAKNVYTCPQCGENFTRKDHLKNHATIHAKDKPLACLQCGMRFKYQVNLDRHVTVHTGERPFVCPHCRKGFSYLKCLENHLYYQHPEANCDECDKNVIAASNEKPHLCSICGKSFSCLHRFKEHQEIHSGKAFVCPECGDAFTGSGNLKMHQRIHIKDKPYKCSRCGKSFTHLAALKTHEKEHTEEKPSSGMSYTRLTHFKKHSGKM, encoded by the coding sequence acctgatggaagtgaaaaaggaaaatgaagaactgaatgaagtggaggagaaacaacAGCATCAGAAATCTCCTAATGTCACACCTGGAGAGAGATTATTtagttgctcacagactgaaCAGAATTCCTCACAACAAACAAAGGATCATATAAGAATTAACAATGCTAAGAACGTTtacacatgccctcagtgtggagaGAATTTCACACGTAAAGATCATCTAAAGAATCACGCAACAATTCACGCTAAAGATAAGCCTCTCGCATGCCTCCAGTGTGGAATGAGATTCAAATATCAAGTAAACCTTGATAGGCACGTGacagttcacactggagagagaccTTTCGTGTGCCCTCACTGCAGAAAGGGTTTctcatatttaaaatgtcttgAAAATCATCTGTACTATCAGCACCCTGAAGCAAACTGTGATGAGTGTGATAAAAATGTTATTGCGGCTTCAAATGAAAAGCCCCATTTGTGTTCCATATGCGGAAAAAGCTTTTCATGCTTGCACCGTTTTAAAGAGCACCAGGAAATTCATAGTGGGAAAGCTTTTGTGTGCCCTGAGTGTGGCGATGCCTTTACAGGATCCGGCAACTTGAAGATGCACCAAAGAATCCACATTAAAGATAAACCGTACAAGTGCTCAcggtgtggaaagagtttcactcatttAGCAgccctgaaaacacacgagaaaGAGCATACTGAAGAGAAGCCTTCAAGTGGGATGAGTTACACCCGATTGACTCATTTCAAAAAACATTCTGGAAAGATGTGA
- the LOC127440862 gene encoding oocyte zinc finger protein XlCOF26-like gives MDCIEEESEHMNDPEPCGMTNEDTEEQRELMEVKEESQELNELEEKDQYQKPHTSSQTEKDQLRKRTGGQKKFSCLECGKSFTNKSHFNNHVRIHSGEKPFTCTQCGMSFTDKGNLNCHMRIHTGERPFTCTQCGKSFRHSSNLTIHLRSHSGFKPFNCDKCGKKFTLATNLKMHLKTHANEKPYLCSICGKCFSQLNNFKDHQVSHTGVKAHVCSECGKAFTRVGELKRHQRTHDGEKPYNCSHCGKSFAQSGQMKSHERIHTGEKPYKCSHCEKSFARSGILKAHERVHTGEKPFHCTSCGKSFAQSINLQTHVKKHCKMLTQCNTLS, from the exons ATGGATTGTATTGAAGAGGAGAGCGAGCACATGAATGATCCAGAACCATGTGGAATGAcaaatgaagatactgaggaacaaaggg agctgatggaagtgaaagaggaaagtcaagaactgaatgaattGGAGGAGAAAGATCAGTATCAGAAGCCTCATACTAGCTCACAGACTGAAAAGGATCAATTGCGAAAAAGAACTGGAGGCCAAAAAAAATTTTCCTGCCttgagtgtggaaagagttttacaaataaatcacattttaataatcatgtgagaattcactctggagagaagcctttcacatgcactcagtgtggaaTGAGTTTCACCGATAAAGGAAACCTTAACTGCCACATGAGAATTCATACAGGAGAGAGGCCTTTcacatgcactcagtgtggaaagagtttcagacatTCAAGCAATCTCACAATTCATCTGCGTTCTCACTCTGGATTTAAGCCCTTTAACTGTGATAAGTGTGGCAAAAAATTTACATTGGCAACAAATCTAAAGATGCACCTGAAAACTCATGCAAATGAAAAGCCTTACCTGTGTTCTATTTGTGGAAAATGTTTTTCACAACTGAACAATTTTAAAGATCACCAGGTATCACATACTGGTGTGAAAGCTCATGTTTGCTCAGAGTGTGGTAAAGCCTTTACGAGAGTCGGTGAATTAAAAAGGCACCAAAGAACCCAtgatggagaaaaaccttacaattgttcacattgtggaaagagttttgctcaGTCAGGGCAAATGAAATCACATgaaagaatccatactggagaaaaaccttacaagtgttcccATTGTGAAAAGAGTTTCGCTCGCTCAGGAATCCTGAAAGCACATGAgcgagtgcatactggagagaaaccattccactgcacttcatgtgggaagagttttgcCCAATCCATTAATCTACAAACTCATGTTAAAAAGCATTGTAAAATGTTAACACAGTGCAACACACTCTCATAA